One genomic segment of Melospiza melodia melodia isolate bMelMel2 chromosome 22, bMelMel2.pri, whole genome shotgun sequence includes these proteins:
- the GFI1B gene encoding zinc finger protein Gfi-1b, with product MPRSFLVKSKKAHTYHQPRCVEDDLPVLPWGPVPSAFTATGDRTPEDIKKQDLGCVVPKQEKDPPELREESVPVQYLSRMLPGPSAQEMAMPGLQIKDCTNTASTPAFYKAGFSWDAFHMPYSYQQMSSSMQSALLEHPVSLYGSHLLPSTEPPLDYSLHYSSDMETFHCVKCNKVFSTPHGLEVHVRRSHSGTRPFACEVCGKTFGHAVSLEQHTNIHSQERSFECKMCGKTFKRSSTLSTHLLIHSDTRPYPCQYCGKRFHQKSDMKKHTYIHTGEKPHKCQVCGKAFSQSSNLITHSRKHTGFKPFSCELCAKGFQRKVDLRRHRETQHSLK from the exons ATGCCACGTTCCTTTTTGGTGAAGAGCAAAAAGGCTCACACCTATCACCAGCCCCGCTGTGTGGAAGATGACCTGCCAGTCCTCCCCTGGGGTCCAGTGCCCTCTGCCTTCACTG CCACAGGAGACAGGACACCAGAGGACATCAAGAAACAGGACCTGGGATGTGTGGTTCCAAAACAAGAGAAGGACCCACCTGAACTGAGAGAAGAGAGTGTCCCTGTCCAGTACCTGAGCAGGATGCTGCCAGGCCCTTCAGCTCAAG AgatggccatgccagggctgcagATCAAGGACTGCACTAACACAGCGAGCACCCCAGCCTTCTACAAAGCTGGATTTTCCTGGGATGCTTTCCACATGCCATACAGCTACCAGCAGATGTCTTCCAGCATGCAGTCAGCCCTGCTGGAGCACCCTGTGAGCCTCTATGGGAgccacctcctgcccagcacCGAGCCCCCCCTGGATTACAGCCTGCATTATTCCTCAGACATGGAGACCTTCCACTGTGTCAAGTGCAACAAG GTGTTCTCCACTCCCCATGGCCTGGAGGTCCATGTCCGAAGGTCTCACAGCGGGACCCGTCCCTTTGCCTGTGAAGTGTGTGGCAAAACCTTTGGGCACGCTGTGAGCCTGGAGCAGCACACCAACATCCACTCCCAG GAAAGAAGCTTTGAGTGCAAGATGTGTGGGAAGACATTCAAACGTTCCTCCACCCTCTCCACTCACCTGCTGATCCACTCGGACACGCGGCCCTACCCCTGCCAGTACTGCGGGAAGCGCTTCCACCAGAAGTCAGACATGAAGAAGCACACCTACATCCACACAG gggagaagccccacaaatGCCAGGTGTGTGGCAAAgccttcagccagagctccaacctgatcaCCCACAGCCGCAAGCACACGGGCTTCAAACCCTTCAGCTGCGAGCTCTGCGCCAAGGGCTTCCAGCGCAAGGTGGATCTGCGCAGGCACCGCGAGACCCAGCACAGCCTCAAGTGA
- the LOC134428085 gene encoding bile salt-activated lipase-like produces MARWHILALALCSSLGVAWAATLGVVHTEGGFVEGESKKLGLFGGYVDIFRGIPFAAPPKTLEDPQPHPGWDGTLEAKEFKKRCMQVKLTQTDVRGSEDCLYLNIWVPQGRRQVSTKLPVMVYIYGGAFLLGGSQGANFLDNYLYDGEEIAVRGNVIVVTINYRVGPLGFLSTGDENLPGNYGLKDQHMAIAWVKRNIKAFGGDPDNITIFGESAGAASVSLQTLSPKNKGLFKRAISQSGVGVCSWAIQRDPLVWAKKLGEKVGCSTDNTTVLANCLRISDPKALTLAYHLQLTHLTMPLVHTLAFSPVVDGDFLPDVPEKLFANAADIDYLAGVNNMDGHIFAGVDVPAINRPLVKVTADQVYNLIKGLTVDRGEAGANATYNIYTQSWGDKPEQEVVKKTVVDLTTDYIFLIPTQVALDLHLQNAKSGKTYSYVFSEPSRMPVYPRWVGADHADDLQYVFGKPFATPLGYWPKHRTLSKAMIAYWTNFARTGDPNKGHSDVPVSWPAYTNDGKHYLDINHKMNKDSVKQNLRSRFVTFWNSVYLKLPQVADISQSELMF; encoded by the exons aTGGCTCGCTGGCACATCCTGGCCTTGGCCCTGTGCTCCTCCCTCGGGGTAGCCTGGGCTGCCACA CTGGGTGTGGTGCACACTGAGGGAGGATTTGTGGAAGGAGAGAGCAAGAAACTGGGACTCTTTGGGGGCTACGTTGACATCTTCAGAGGGATCCCCTTTGCTGCCCCTCCAAAGACTCTGGAAGACCCCCAACCTCATCCTGGCTGGGATG GAACACTGGAAGCAAAAGAATTCAAAAAACGCTGCATGCAGGTGAAGCTGACACAGACCGATGTCCGTGGGAGTGAGGACTGTCTCTACCTGAACATCTGGGTCCCTCAAGGGAGAAGACAGG TCTCTACCAAGCTGCCTGTGATGGTTTATATCTATGGCGGTGCCTTCCTGCTCGGAGGCAGCCAGGGAGCCAATTTCCTGGACAACTACCTGTACGATGGGGAGGAGATCGCCGTGCGGGGCAACGTCATTGTGGTGACCATCAACTACCGCGTGGGGCCGCTGGGCTTCCTGAGCACCGGCGACGAAAACCTGCCAG GGAACTACGGGCTGAAGGACCAGCACATGGCCATTGCCTGGGTGAAGAGGAACATCAAGGCCTTTGGGGGTGACCCAGACAACATCACCATCTTTGGGGAATCAGCCGGTGCCGCCAGTGTCTCCCTGCAG ACGCTGTCCCCAAAGAACAAAGGCCTGTTCAAGAGAGCCATCAGCCAGAGCGGTGTCGGGGTCTGCAGCTGGGCCATCCAGAGGGATCCGCTCGTCTGGGCCAAAAAG CTTGGAGAAAAGGTGGGCTGCTCCACAGACAACACCACCGTCTTGGCCAACTGCCTCCGTATTTCTGACCCCAAAGCCTTGACCCTGGCCTACCACCTGCAGCTCACCCACCTAACCA TGCCCCTGGTGCACACCCTTGCCTTCTCCCCAGTTGTGGATGGCGATTTCCTCCCAGACGTGCCAGAGAAGCTCTTTGCCAACGCTGCTGACATCGATTACCTGGCCGGGGTCAACAACATGGACGGGCACATCTTTGCTGGTGTGGATGTACCCGCCATCAACCGCCCGCTGGTGAAGGTCACTGC TGACCAGGTGTACAATTTGATCAAAGGCCTCACCGTGGACAGGGGTGAGGCTGGAGCCAACGCCACCTACAACATCTACACACAGAGCTGGGGTGACAAACCCGAGCAGGAGGTCGTGAAGAAGACAGTGGTGGACCTGACCACTGACTACATCTTCCTGATTCCCACACAGGTGGCACTGGACCTGCACCTGCAGAATGCCAA GAGTGGCAAGACCTACAGCTATGTGTTCTCTGAGCCATCCCGCATGCCCGTCTACCCCCGCTGGGTTGGGGCAGACCATGCTGATGACCTGCAGTACGTGTTTGGGAAGCCCTTTGCCACCCCTCTGGGCTACTGGCCCAAGCACAGGACTCTCTCAAAGGCCATGATTGCTTACTGGACCAATTTTGCTAGAACTGG tGATCCCAACAAAGGGCATTCAGATGTGCCTGTTTCCTGGCCAGCCTACACCAACGATGGCAAGCACTACCTGGATATCAACCACAAGATGAACAAGGACTCTGTGAAGCAGAACCTGAGGTCCCGCTTTGTGACCTTCTGGAACTCGGTCTATCTGAAGCTGCCGCAGGTTGCTGACATCTCCCAGTCAGAGTTAATGTTCTGA